From a single Paenibacillus sp. FSL W8-0426 genomic region:
- a CDS encoding sensor histidine kinase, translated as MLRRFELFPNRYGFYPYIWLIYLAMPVYYLWNSRGTVLYVGLTAFIVFIVTYRQLYMTAGTAKFSYWLCLQMLTVLVLSLIIDPNMFFLGFFSANFIGWYADKRLFRLFLLIFAIVQTVPVALRITELTADQLMFFTPFYLIMLVSPYGIRTMIDRQNLEVRLDEAQQHIKELVKREERMRIARDLHDTMGHTLSLITLKSELVAKLIPKNPERALQEAREIERTSRAALREVRQLVSDMRAISIPEALADAKEMLRSAEIELHMAGEQESWSDVPELTQNMIGLCLLEAVTNIVKHSQATRSMIRMERTRYGIGITVKDNGIGLENPEETAGNGLKGMGERLGLIDGSLRISSDQTGTELVLSFPLIASKMQGGVSS; from the coding sequence ATGCTTCGGCGCTTTGAACTTTTCCCGAACCGGTACGGCTTCTATCCTTATATATGGTTGATTTATCTCGCCATGCCGGTCTACTACTTGTGGAATTCGCGGGGAACCGTGCTCTACGTCGGCTTGACCGCTTTTATCGTGTTTATCGTAACTTACAGGCAGCTGTACATGACGGCTGGAACCGCCAAATTTTCGTACTGGCTTTGCCTGCAAATGTTGACCGTTCTGGTGCTGTCGCTGATCATCGACCCCAATATGTTCTTCCTGGGGTTCTTCTCGGCCAATTTTATCGGATGGTACGCAGACAAACGTTTGTTTCGACTGTTTCTGCTGATCTTTGCCATCGTACAGACGGTTCCCGTCGCGCTGCGCATCACCGAACTGACCGCGGACCAGCTGATGTTCTTTACCCCGTTTTACCTGATCATGCTCGTGTCCCCCTATGGCATACGCACCATGATCGACCGGCAGAACCTGGAGGTACGATTGGATGAGGCGCAGCAGCACATCAAAGAGCTGGTTAAGCGCGAAGAGCGGATGCGCATCGCCAGGGATCTGCACGACACGATGGGACATACGCTATCCCTGATCACGCTCAAGAGCGAACTGGTCGCCAAACTGATCCCCAAAAATCCCGAGCGGGCACTGCAGGAAGCCCGCGAAATCGAACGCACGTCCCGCGCGGCGCTCCGGGAAGTCCGGCAGCTGGTGTCGGACATGAGGGCCATCAGCATTCCCGAGGCTCTCGCCGATGCCAAAGAAATGCTGCGCAGCGCCGAAATCGAGCTTCACATGGCCGGGGAACAGGAATCTTGGAGCGACGTGCCCGAGTTGACGCAAAACATGATCGGTCTATGCTTGCTCGAAGCGGTAACCAACATCGTCAAGCACAGCCAGGCTACACGCAGCATGATCCGCATGGAACGGACCCGTTACGGGATCGGCATCACCGTGAAGGACAACGGCATTGGATTGGAGAACCCGGAGGAAACAGCCGGGAACGGATTAAAAGGCATGGGTGAACGGCTCGGCCTCATTGACGGTTCACTGAGAATCTCCTCCGACCAAACCGGAACGGAGCTTGTCCTTTCCTTTCCGCTGATCGCCAGTAAAATGCAAGGAGGAGTGTCATCATGA
- a CDS encoding ABC transporter permease → MSMLIAQSKVEMLRMSRNVYFVFWSLMIPVAFYVLYTRIFATGTSDAEAWNAHYLMSMTCFSIMGSSIMTLGIRLVQERAHGWSTFLQVTPLPGSIYFAGKMVGQTAIHLCSIVIIFTAGYLINGVELTASQWIGSALWILAGSLPFLALGTCIGTFRRVDTASGLSNMLYLALALLGGMWMPLDVMPEWLARIGSWLPSNSFGNGAWNIAAGQAPALRDILILAAYLAGFMLLSTYIRRKQKEA, encoded by the coding sequence ATGTCGATGCTGATTGCCCAATCCAAAGTCGAAATGCTCCGCATGTCGCGCAACGTTTATTTTGTATTCTGGTCCCTGATGATCCCGGTTGCGTTCTATGTGCTGTACACCCGAATCTTCGCTACGGGCACCAGCGATGCGGAAGCGTGGAACGCGCATTACCTGATGTCCATGACCTGTTTCAGCATCATGGGTTCCTCCATCATGACGCTGGGCATCCGGCTCGTACAGGAACGCGCACACGGCTGGTCAACCTTCCTGCAGGTCACTCCGCTGCCAGGCTCCATCTACTTCGCCGGTAAAATGGTCGGCCAGACCGCCATTCATCTTTGCTCCATCGTCATCATTTTTACCGCCGGCTACCTCATCAACGGCGTAGAACTGACTGCCTCTCAATGGATCGGCTCCGCGCTGTGGATTCTCGCCGGATCGCTGCCGTTTCTGGCGCTTGGCACCTGCATCGGCACATTCCGCCGGGTTGACACGGCGAGCGGCTTGAGCAACATGCTGTACTTGGCGCTTGCCCTGCTCGGAGGCATGTGGATGCCGCTGGACGTTATGCCTGAATGGCTGGCACGCATCGGCAGCTGGCTGCCATCCAACAGCTTTGGCAACGGGGCATGGAATATCGCAGCTGGCCAAGCGCCCGCTTTACGCGATATCCTGATTTTGGCGGCATACTTGGCGGGTTTTATGTTACTATCCACATATATCCGCAGAAAGCAAAAGGAGGCGTAA
- a CDS encoding response regulator transcription factor, producing MIRILIAEDQRMLRGALASLLDLEDDLQVVGEAGNGEEALQLIASLQPDLCLMDIEMPVMTGLDVAERIQQQGLSCKVIILTTFARPGFLERAIQAGVKGYLLKDEPSDRLAEAIRRVMNGGREVSPELVFGASKEANPLTEREKEVLRLAATGLNANHIAASLHLSYGTVRNYLSEAFNKLEAKNRMEAVSIAEKKGWL from the coding sequence ATGATTCGAATACTGATCGCCGAAGATCAACGCATGCTGCGGGGAGCGCTCGCTTCCCTGCTTGATCTGGAGGATGATTTGCAGGTGGTCGGCGAGGCCGGCAATGGCGAAGAAGCATTGCAGCTTATTGCTTCCCTCCAACCCGACCTTTGCCTGATGGACATTGAAATGCCCGTCATGACCGGGCTGGACGTGGCTGAACGCATTCAGCAGCAGGGCTTGTCCTGCAAGGTCATCATTCTTACGACCTTTGCCCGGCCCGGCTTCCTGGAACGGGCCATCCAAGCGGGCGTGAAAGGCTACCTGCTCAAGGACGAGCCGAGCGACAGGCTCGCCGAAGCCATCCGCCGCGTCATGAACGGCGGGCGCGAAGTGTCCCCGGAGCTTGTGTTCGGTGCATCTAAGGAAGCCAACCCCTTGACCGAACGCGAGAAAGAGGTGCTGCGGCTGGCCGCTACAGGCTTGAATGCCAACCATATTGCCGCTTCCTTGCACCTCTCGTACGGTACGGTACGAAATTACTTGTCCGAGGCATTCAATAAGCTGGAGGCCAAAAATCGCATGGAGGCCGTCAGCATTGCCGAGAAAAAGGGCTGGCTGTAG
- a CDS encoding AI-2E family transporter → MVREWLQNATVRRFLILLLFCLILFSMGSMLHMILLLFLVTYVMNRLQQFITAKLNKLFPINYKVVVILLYLIVIAAIVLGISRYSPRIVDQVIQLTNEIIKFLDSADGDNFTSKIAGYLQSFDIKNYTNGALKYILALSKWLEFILLVIILSLFFLLQKQEIFKFTSKFKESKIGWFYKEVAYLGDKFVSSFGKVIEAQLMIAVFNTILTILGLWILGFPYLFALTILVFALSLVPVAGVIISLVPLCLIGYQIGGLQMVIIVVLMIIVIHALETYFLNPKLMAHKTKLPMFYTFIVLILSQHFLGIWGLIIGIPIFVFLLDILDVNRMEKTDEPVRVESKP, encoded by the coding sequence ATGGTAAGGGAGTGGCTTCAGAACGCAACAGTGAGACGGTTTCTAATCCTCCTGCTGTTCTGTTTGATCCTATTTAGCATGGGAAGCATGCTGCACATGATTTTGCTGCTGTTTTTGGTGACGTATGTCATGAACCGGCTGCAACAATTCATTACCGCAAAGCTGAACAAATTGTTTCCGATAAATTATAAAGTGGTCGTCATTCTGTTATACCTGATCGTGATTGCGGCCATTGTATTGGGAATTTCGAGGTATTCTCCGAGGATCGTGGATCAGGTCATCCAGTTGACCAACGAGATCATCAAGTTTCTGGACAGCGCCGACGGGGACAATTTTACGTCCAAAATCGCAGGTTACCTGCAATCGTTTGATATCAAGAACTACACGAACGGAGCATTGAAATACATTCTGGCGCTGAGCAAATGGCTGGAATTCATTCTGCTCGTCATCATTCTAAGCTTGTTCTTCCTGCTCCAAAAGCAAGAAATCTTCAAATTTACATCCAAGTTCAAAGAGAGCAAAATTGGCTGGTTTTATAAAGAGGTCGCATACCTGGGGGATAAATTCGTATCTTCCTTTGGCAAAGTGATCGAGGCCCAGTTGATGATTGCCGTATTCAATACGATTTTGACTATTCTGGGGTTATGGATTCTCGGATTTCCGTACCTGTTCGCATTGACCATTCTGGTGTTTGCACTCAGTCTGGTTCCTGTGGCGGGGGTGATCATCTCCCTGGTGCCATTGTGCTTGATCGGATATCAAATCGGCGGACTGCAAATGGTCATTATCGTCGTTCTCATGATCATCGTCATTCACGCGCTCGAAACGTATTTCCTGAATCCGAAGCTGATGGCGCACAAAACAAAATTGCCGATGTTCTACACCTTTATCGTGCTGATCCTGTCCCAGCATTTCCTCGGCATCTGGGGCTTGATCATCGGGATTCCGATTTTTGTCTTCCTGCTGGACATTCTGGATGTGAACCGCATGGAGAAAACGGACGAACCGGTGCGGGTGGAATCGAAGCCATAA